One genomic region from Arthrobacter sp. FB24 encodes:
- the metE gene encoding 5-methyltetrahydropteroyltriglutamate--homocysteine S-methyltransferase: protein MTEQNTPAVTTPFPSASILGYPRIGRRRELKKAVEAYWAGKIDAAALDAAAKEIQLGTATRLQGLGLTEAAAVPGTFSFYDQVLDAAAHLGAVPARFGNLLNAEGQLDIDGYFTLARGNKEEQPLEMTKWFDTNYHYLVPEIGPETNFALTSNRIVEEFEYALANGVETRPYIVGPVTFLLLSKASDDAPAGFSPLSRLEDILPVYTALLEKLAAAGASWVQLDEPALVVDQDTSAEEIQAAVARSYEVLSAAGRRPQLFVSTPYGALNGQLGTLAATNIDALHVDVFKGAVPSAAALAALGNKTLVAGVVDGHNIWRNDLAASAEKIAELKKSVTKLAISTSTSTQHVPHDVEEETQLSEQLRSWLAFADQKAVEVATLAGLLTDAAGSETGSVQSAIDEATRIIASRAAAEGVQRADVRARTAALTAADFNRSEYPVREAAQEEALHLPPLPTTTIGSFPQTSEIRSARARNNKGDLTNEQYEQLMKDEIKRVVELQEELGYDVLVHGEPERNDMVQYFAENLEGFDVTVHGWVQSYGSRCTRPSILWGDVTRSAPITVKWAEYAQSLTSKPMKGMLTGPVTILAWSFVRDDQPLGETANQVGLALRDEIADLEAAGIKVIQVDEPALRELLPLRKADQAAYLDWSVNSFRLATAGAADSTQIHTHLCYSEFGAIIDAIDGLDADVTSIEAARSRMEVVHDLESHGFGRGVGPGVYDIHSPRVPGEQEVTELLSTAVKHVPSRQLWVNPDCGLKTRGYAETEESLRNLVAATKTVRASLLATAK from the coding sequence ATGACTGAGCAGAACACCCCGGCCGTGACCACTCCCTTCCCGTCCGCTTCGATCCTGGGCTACCCGCGCATCGGCCGCCGCCGCGAACTGAAGAAGGCCGTCGAAGCCTACTGGGCCGGCAAGATCGACGCCGCCGCCCTCGATGCCGCCGCGAAGGAAATCCAGCTGGGCACCGCCACGCGCCTGCAGGGACTCGGCCTGACCGAAGCCGCCGCTGTTCCGGGCACCTTCTCCTTCTACGACCAGGTGCTCGACGCCGCCGCCCACCTCGGCGCCGTACCGGCCCGTTTCGGAAACCTCCTCAACGCCGAGGGACAGCTGGACATCGATGGGTACTTCACCCTGGCCCGCGGCAACAAGGAAGAGCAGCCGCTTGAAATGACCAAGTGGTTCGACACCAACTACCACTACCTGGTGCCGGAAATCGGTCCGGAGACCAACTTCGCGCTGACCTCCAACCGCATCGTCGAGGAATTCGAGTACGCCCTTGCCAACGGGGTGGAGACCCGCCCGTACATCGTTGGTCCGGTCACCTTCCTGCTGCTGAGCAAGGCTTCCGACGACGCCCCGGCCGGATTCAGCCCGCTGTCCCGCCTTGAGGACATCCTGCCGGTTTACACCGCGCTGCTGGAGAAGCTCGCCGCTGCCGGCGCCAGCTGGGTCCAGCTGGACGAGCCCGCACTGGTGGTTGACCAGGACACGTCCGCCGAGGAGATCCAGGCCGCGGTTGCCCGCTCCTACGAGGTCCTGTCCGCTGCAGGCCGCCGCCCGCAGCTGTTCGTTTCCACCCCGTACGGCGCACTGAACGGCCAGCTCGGCACCCTCGCCGCCACCAACATCGACGCGCTGCACGTCGACGTCTTCAAGGGCGCTGTTCCGTCCGCTGCGGCACTCGCTGCACTGGGCAACAAAACCCTGGTTGCCGGCGTCGTGGACGGCCACAACATCTGGCGCAACGACCTGGCCGCCTCTGCCGAGAAGATCGCCGAACTGAAGAAGTCCGTGACCAAGCTGGCCATCAGCACCTCCACCTCCACCCAGCACGTCCCGCACGACGTCGAGGAAGAGACCCAGCTGTCCGAGCAGCTCCGCAGCTGGCTGGCGTTCGCGGACCAGAAGGCCGTTGAAGTAGCAACCCTCGCCGGCCTGCTGACCGACGCTGCCGGCAGTGAGACAGGCTCAGTGCAGTCGGCCATCGACGAAGCCACGCGCATCATCGCCTCCCGTGCCGCCGCCGAAGGTGTGCAGCGCGCCGACGTCCGGGCCCGCACCGCGGCCCTGACCGCGGCCGACTTCAACCGCTCCGAGTACCCGGTCCGCGAAGCCGCCCAGGAAGAGGCCCTTCACCTGCCGCCACTGCCCACCACCACCATCGGCTCCTTCCCGCAGACCTCCGAAATCCGTTCGGCCCGTGCGCGCAACAACAAGGGCGACCTCACCAACGAGCAGTACGAGCAACTCATGAAGGACGAGATCAAGCGCGTCGTGGAGCTGCAGGAAGAGCTCGGCTACGACGTCCTGGTGCACGGCGAGCCCGAGCGCAACGACATGGTCCAGTACTTCGCCGAGAACCTGGAAGGCTTCGACGTCACGGTCCACGGCTGGGTGCAGTCCTATGGCTCACGTTGCACCCGTCCGTCCATCCTGTGGGGCGACGTCACCCGCAGCGCCCCCATCACTGTGAAGTGGGCCGAGTATGCCCAGTCGCTGACCAGCAAGCCGATGAAGGGCATGCTCACCGGTCCGGTCACCATCCTGGCCTGGTCCTTCGTCCGTGACGACCAGCCGCTGGGGGAGACCGCCAACCAAGTGGGCCTGGCGCTCCGCGACGAAATCGCCGACCTCGAAGCAGCCGGCATCAAGGTCATCCAGGTGGACGAGCCCGCCCTGCGGGAACTCCTTCCGCTGCGCAAGGCAGACCAGGCCGCATACCTGGACTGGTCCGTGAACTCGTTCCGACTTGCCACTGCCGGTGCTGCCGATTCCACGCAGATCCACACCCACCTGTGCTACTCCGAGTTCGGCGCCATCATCGACGCCATCGACGGACTGGACGCTGACGTCACCTCGATCGAGGCCGCACGTTCACGCATGGAGGTTGTCCACGACCTCGAGTCCCACGGTT
- a CDS encoding methylenetetrahydrofolate reductase — MSPPSLIDTHPNLSDAAPVALSYELFPPRSPAAAESLWTTIGELEATDPDYVSVTYGASGSNRDTAVELINRLLLETTLRPLAHLTCVGNTPEELSEIIGELLDVGVRGILALRGDRPKDGAAPVSGSLRYAQDLIELIRRVEQRRSALLCAGKVAVGVAAYPTRHPESPTEAHDVEVLLAKQRSGADFAITQVFFHTEQYADLITRARRAGVTIPIIPGVMPLTSVRRLNRLAELTGVEPAPELMARLAAADTDAERRLIGVRATVDLANAALDAGAPGIHLYTFNEHACALEVLDKLALPRPARPASRLNAIARRHQEMAS, encoded by the coding sequence ATGTCTCCACCTAGCCTTATTGACACACATCCGAATCTCTCCGACGCCGCCCCGGTGGCGCTTTCGTACGAGCTGTTCCCGCCACGTTCGCCGGCGGCCGCCGAATCGCTCTGGACCACCATTGGCGAGCTGGAAGCCACGGACCCGGACTACGTTTCCGTGACATACGGCGCCAGCGGATCAAACCGGGACACCGCCGTCGAACTCATCAACCGGCTCCTGCTGGAGACGACGCTGCGCCCGCTGGCCCACCTGACCTGTGTGGGCAACACGCCGGAGGAACTCTCCGAAATCATCGGCGAGCTCCTTGACGTGGGTGTCCGGGGAATCCTGGCCCTCCGCGGTGACAGGCCTAAGGACGGCGCAGCACCGGTTAGCGGTTCCCTGCGGTACGCCCAGGACCTGATCGAGCTGATCCGCCGCGTGGAGCAGCGACGTTCGGCACTGCTGTGTGCCGGCAAGGTGGCGGTCGGCGTGGCCGCGTACCCGACGCGTCACCCGGAATCACCCACTGAAGCCCACGACGTCGAGGTGCTGCTGGCCAAGCAGCGCTCCGGCGCGGACTTCGCCATCACGCAGGTGTTCTTCCACACCGAGCAGTATGCCGACCTCATCACGAGGGCACGCCGGGCCGGGGTCACCATCCCCATCATCCCGGGCGTCATGCCCCTGACCAGCGTGCGGCGGCTCAACCGACTGGCTGAGCTGACCGGCGTCGAACCCGCACCGGAACTCATGGCACGCCTGGCAGCTGCGGACACCGACGCCGAACGCCGGCTGATCGGCGTCCGGGCAACGGTGGACCTGGCCAACGCAGCCCTGGACGCCGGAGCACCGGGCATCCACCTGTACACCTTCAACGAACACGCGTGTGCTCTGGAGGTCCTGGACAAGCTGGCCCTGCCACGCCCCGCCCGTCCGGCGAGCAGGCTGAATGCCATTGCCCGCCGCCACCAGGAAATGGCCAGCTGA
- a CDS encoding CPBP family glutamic-type intramembrane protease gives MRQWMWASWLVAAVLSLAFLDLTVYGLVIPASALVLALLAGPGLRRRGRARIRVDKLDLAVVAALYLAVVALFRVAFTVFTPANVLGLFLCFGTGLVLGVAGPVFYTVQRRRPLSDLGLWAGNWKEAVALGLVLSAIQFAITLWGRALPAPVDWVPLLVMSLTVGAFETVFFRGFVQTNLSASLGQIPGIALAAALYAVYHVGYGMSGLGMVFLFGLGVVYAVAFALVRNVLVLWPLLTPLGSFFNNLNSGDIELPWEAILGFADVLGLMAAAVWLGRRKLRKAVRRQP, from the coding sequence GTGCGTCAATGGATGTGGGCTTCGTGGCTCGTTGCGGCGGTGCTCTCGCTGGCGTTCCTGGACCTGACTGTCTACGGTTTGGTGATCCCGGCTTCAGCATTGGTGCTCGCCCTCCTGGCAGGTCCCGGACTCCGGAGGCGCGGTAGGGCACGGATAAGGGTCGACAAGCTGGACCTGGCCGTGGTCGCGGCACTGTACCTCGCCGTCGTGGCGCTCTTCAGGGTGGCATTCACGGTCTTCACCCCTGCCAACGTCCTGGGTCTCTTCCTGTGCTTCGGCACCGGACTTGTCCTGGGAGTCGCTGGGCCGGTGTTCTATACGGTGCAGCGGCGACGGCCCTTGTCTGACCTGGGCCTGTGGGCGGGAAACTGGAAAGAGGCTGTCGCCCTGGGCCTCGTCCTGTCTGCAATCCAGTTCGCCATCACCCTCTGGGGCCGTGCGCTACCGGCGCCCGTGGACTGGGTTCCGCTGCTGGTTATGTCGCTGACCGTCGGGGCCTTTGAGACGGTTTTCTTTAGAGGTTTTGTCCAGACGAACCTGAGTGCGAGCCTGGGGCAGATCCCGGGCATAGCACTCGCGGCGGCCCTGTACGCGGTGTACCACGTCGGCTACGGGATGAGCGGACTAGGAATGGTCTTCCTGTTCGGGCTCGGCGTCGTCTACGCCGTGGCCTTTGCGCTCGTCCGGAACGTGCTTGTCCTGTGGCCGCTGCTCACCCCGCTGGGTTCGTTCTTCAACAACCTCAACAGCGGGGATATCGAGCTGCCCTGGGAGGCTATCCTCGGATTCGCCGATGTCCTCGGCCTGATGGCCGCAGCGGTGTGGTTGGGGCGCCGGAAGCTACGGAAAGCGGTCCGCCGCCAGCCTTGA
- a CDS encoding vWA domain-containing protein produces MTVQPIWPWWIMLPVVVAVVVFLAWTAVRSRLRSAGLRGWLLPSGLVVLLMLAALRPGLPGGSVRAAASDLNVFFVVDTTSSISAEDYGTGSPRLDGVRKDIMAIAGELAGARFSMITFDSQTVVRMPLTTDTSALDTLTGVLEPQITLYSTGSSVTAARTVLNERLGAARESHPERARIVFYFGDGEQTSGRAPEPMNVDASLVNGGAVLGYGTDQGGRMKEKTSYVADDAAGYIQDRSGESAGDAVSRIDEDTLRGIAAQLGVPYVHRAAGDGVAPMMQAARPGALHETTGSLEGRVELYWAPALAAFFLALWESLTVLRQLRQLRTGKREVRA; encoded by the coding sequence ATGACAGTCCAGCCCATCTGGCCGTGGTGGATCATGCTGCCGGTTGTTGTCGCCGTCGTCGTCTTCCTTGCGTGGACGGCCGTCCGAAGCCGGCTCCGCAGTGCCGGACTGCGCGGGTGGCTGCTGCCCTCCGGCCTTGTGGTCCTGCTGATGCTGGCGGCGCTCCGCCCGGGTTTACCCGGCGGCAGCGTCCGGGCAGCGGCAAGCGACTTGAACGTCTTCTTCGTGGTGGATACCACCAGCAGCATCTCCGCCGAAGACTACGGCACGGGCAGCCCCAGGCTGGACGGCGTCCGGAAGGACATCATGGCCATCGCCGGGGAGCTGGCCGGGGCCCGGTTTTCCATGATCACGTTCGATTCCCAGACGGTGGTCCGAATGCCGCTGACGACGGACACCTCCGCCCTTGATACGTTGACCGGTGTGCTGGAACCCCAGATCACCTTGTACTCGACAGGCAGCAGCGTCACCGCCGCCCGGACCGTCCTCAACGAACGGCTGGGGGCAGCGCGGGAGAGCCACCCGGAGCGGGCGCGGATCGTCTTCTACTTTGGCGACGGCGAGCAGACCAGCGGCAGGGCACCGGAGCCCATGAACGTGGATGCTTCGCTGGTCAACGGCGGCGCGGTGCTCGGCTACGGCACAGACCAGGGCGGGCGTATGAAGGAGAAGACCAGCTATGTAGCCGACGATGCCGCCGGCTACATCCAGGACCGCAGCGGCGAAAGCGCCGGGGACGCCGTGTCACGAATCGACGAGGACACGCTGCGGGGGATCGCAGCGCAGCTCGGCGTTCCCTATGTCCACCGGGCTGCCGGGGATGGAGTGGCCCCGATGATGCAGGCGGCCCGGCCCGGCGCCCTCCACGAAACAACCGGGTCACTCGAGGGCAGGGTGGAACTGTACTGGGCGCCGGCACTGGCCGCGTTCTTCCTCGCGCTGTGGGAGAGCCTCACGGTGCTCCGCCAGCTGAGGCAGCTCAGGACCGGAAAACGGGAGGTCCGCGCATGA
- a CDS encoding vWA domain-containing protein produces the protein MELIFWWMIPAAILTGAGMCWMAWKRQRGDDSARRPVAHGHRLTELPEYQAAVRRHRRWLTVAAVAGVVLMAAAVAAAARPAERSTVSPEQRNRDIILCLDASGSMSSADAAVVEVFARLAAGFDGERLGLTVFDSSAVQVFPLTDDYDVVQGQLEAARKAFDGAPGSAAFLDGTWNGAGSSLIGDGLASCVQGFPSNGGDTGTGEQAGSGREERSRSVVLATDNFISGEPIFTLQEAAALAKKQDVRVYALNPGDFDYGTDPDQPGVQLRTAVEGTGGAYYPLDSPEAVGEIIRRVQSTEATAFKAAPQAAVSDRAEIPLSIALLSGLVLAGATWRLRS, from the coding sequence ATGGAACTGATCTTCTGGTGGATGATTCCGGCGGCGATCCTTACGGGCGCAGGGATGTGCTGGATGGCCTGGAAACGGCAGCGGGGCGACGACTCCGCCCGGCGGCCTGTGGCGCACGGCCACCGGCTCACGGAGTTGCCGGAGTACCAGGCCGCTGTGCGGCGCCACCGGCGATGGCTCACCGTTGCCGCCGTCGCCGGTGTGGTGTTGATGGCGGCGGCCGTGGCGGCAGCAGCACGTCCCGCCGAACGAAGCACAGTCAGCCCCGAACAGCGCAACCGCGACATCATCCTGTGCCTTGACGCCTCGGGATCCATGAGCAGCGCCGATGCAGCGGTGGTGGAAGTTTTTGCCCGGCTCGCAGCGGGATTCGACGGCGAACGGCTGGGCCTGACCGTCTTCGACAGCAGCGCGGTACAGGTCTTCCCCCTGACCGATGATTACGACGTCGTGCAGGGGCAGCTCGAAGCAGCCCGGAAAGCATTTGACGGCGCACCCGGCAGCGCCGCGTTCCTGGACGGCACATGGAACGGTGCGGGCTCCTCGCTGATCGGTGACGGATTGGCTTCCTGCGTACAGGGCTTCCCGTCAAACGGGGGCGATACCGGCACGGGAGAGCAGGCCGGAAGCGGCAGGGAGGAGCGATCCCGCTCCGTCGTACTGGCCACCGATAATTTCATTTCCGGCGAGCCCATCTTCACCCTGCAGGAAGCGGCGGCACTGGCCAAGAAGCAGGACGTCCGGGTCTATGCCCTCAACCCCGGAGACTTCGACTACGGCACGGACCCGGACCAGCCAGGGGTTCAGCTGCGCACCGCTGTGGAAGGCACCGGCGGTGCGTACTACCCGCTGGACAGCCCGGAAGCGGTCGGGGAGATCATCCGCAGGGTCCAGTCCACGGAGGCCACCGCCTTCAAAGCCGCCCCGCAAGCCGCCGTTTCGGACCGTGCCGAGATTCCCCTGAGCATCGCCTTGCTGTCCGGCCTGGTGCTGGCCGGGGCTACCTGGAGGCTCCGGTCATGA
- a CDS encoding DUF58 domain-containing protein, with protein MASLLTRVKSKMSIFAHRKARGMLDGEYGSVFKGRSLDFDDLRAYIPGDEVRDIDWKASARHGSPLIKRYVAVRRQTVLLVTDTGRNMAASSLGGEEKKDIAVMALGVVGYLAHRHGDVVGLVCGDGTSTRSLPAKAGEAHLERLLREVDGATALASPRSNISEQLSYVARNFGQRMLLFVVADELVPDAGMERLLRRLRAQHEVLWLTVRDAQLAGPAAGPNPAGPAAGPNPAGPAAGPNPAGPAAGPNPAGPAAGPNPAGPAAGPNPAEPVDRYDVADAGFLPGRLAASDAIIRAYAAAQEQRDAAREAVLRRMGIAHVDAGSSHDVMPAVFTLLERHRRGK; from the coding sequence ATGGCCAGCCTCCTGACCCGGGTGAAATCTAAAATGTCGATCTTCGCCCACCGCAAGGCACGCGGGATGCTCGACGGCGAATACGGTTCCGTTTTCAAGGGGCGCAGCCTGGACTTTGACGACCTCCGTGCCTACATTCCCGGAGACGAAGTCCGCGACATCGACTGGAAAGCCTCTGCCCGGCACGGATCCCCGCTCATCAAACGCTATGTTGCAGTGCGGCGGCAGACAGTGCTGCTGGTCACGGATACCGGACGCAACATGGCTGCTTCCTCGCTCGGCGGCGAGGAGAAGAAGGACATTGCCGTGATGGCCCTGGGCGTGGTGGGCTACCTTGCCCACCGTCACGGCGACGTAGTGGGGCTCGTGTGCGGCGACGGGACGTCGACCCGGTCGCTGCCCGCGAAAGCCGGCGAGGCCCACCTGGAAAGGCTTCTTCGCGAAGTCGACGGGGCCACGGCGCTGGCCTCGCCCCGAAGCAACATCAGCGAGCAGCTCTCCTATGTGGCACGCAACTTCGGCCAGCGCATGCTGCTCTTCGTTGTGGCCGACGAGCTGGTGCCGGATGCCGGGATGGAGCGGCTGCTGCGGCGGCTGCGCGCGCAGCACGAAGTCCTCTGGCTGACCGTCCGCGACGCGCAGTTGGCCGGACCCGCCGCCGGACCGAACCCCGCCGGACCCGCCGCCGGACCGAACCCCGCCGGACCCGCCGCCGGACCGAACCCCGCCGGACCCGCCGCCGGACCGAACCCCGCCGGACCCGCCGCCGGACCGAACCCCGCCGGACCCGCCGCCGGACCGAACCCCGCCGAACCCGTCGACCGCTACGACGTTGCGGATGCCGGCTTCCTTCCCGGACGCCTTGCGGCGTCTGATGCCATCATCCGGGCCTATGCCGCGGCGCAGGAGCAGCGCGATGCCGCCCGGGAGGCTGTGCTGCGGCGGATGGGCATTGCCCACGTCGATGCGGGCAGCAGCCATGATGTGATGCCTGCGGTGTTCACCCTGCTGGAACGGCACCGCCGTGGGAAATGA
- a CDS encoding AAA family ATPase → MLQTTAAVRIEAAELARAQQVMGSISRSFDAKVVGQARLRESLLVGLMTGGHILLESVPGLAKTTAAQTVAEAVSAEFRRIQCTPDLLPSDIVGTQIYDAAKGTFVTQLGPVHANIVLLDEINRSSAKTQSAMLEAMQERQTSIGGVVHRLPSPFLVLATQNPIEQEGTYLLPEAQMDRFMLKDVLDYPTPAEEAEIIRRIDSGVFTDEQRPAAAASLDAVSEVQELVKRVYIDPAIVRYIVGLVFVTRNAAQYIDSRLAGFIEFGASPRASIAFSQAARAVALLNGRDHVIPEDVKALAHRVLRHRIILGFEAVAEQVPVETVIDAIVASVQTP, encoded by the coding sequence GTGCTTCAGACTACGGCCGCCGTCCGGATCGAAGCGGCGGAGCTGGCCCGGGCGCAGCAGGTCATGGGCAGCATTTCCCGCAGCTTCGACGCAAAGGTTGTGGGGCAGGCAAGGCTCCGTGAATCGCTGCTGGTGGGGCTCATGACCGGCGGGCACATCCTGCTCGAAAGCGTCCCCGGACTCGCGAAGACCACCGCCGCGCAGACGGTGGCGGAGGCCGTCAGCGCAGAGTTCCGGCGGATTCAGTGCACGCCGGACCTGCTCCCCAGCGACATCGTGGGCACGCAGATCTACGATGCCGCCAAGGGCACGTTCGTCACCCAGCTTGGCCCGGTCCACGCCAACATCGTCCTCCTGGACGAGATCAACCGCTCCAGTGCGAAAACGCAGAGCGCCATGCTCGAGGCGATGCAGGAGCGGCAGACATCCATCGGGGGAGTGGTGCACCGGCTGCCCTCCCCGTTCCTTGTCCTGGCGACGCAGAACCCCATCGAGCAGGAGGGCACCTACCTGCTGCCCGAGGCCCAGATGGACCGCTTTATGCTCAAAGACGTCCTGGACTACCCCACGCCGGCCGAAGAGGCCGAGATCATCCGCAGGATCGATTCCGGCGTCTTCACCGATGAACAGCGCCCAGCGGCGGCTGCGTCCCTGGACGCGGTCTCGGAAGTGCAGGAGCTGGTCAAACGCGTCTACATCGATCCCGCAATAGTGCGCTACATCGTGGGGCTGGTGTTTGTCACCCGGAACGCCGCCCAGTACATCGACTCCCGCCTGGCGGGTTTTATCGAATTCGGAGCCAGCCCGCGCGCCAGTATCGCCTTCAGCCAGGCCGCCCGCGCTGTCGCACTCCTGAACGGCCGGGACCACGTGATCCCCGAGGACGTGAAGGCACTGGCCCACCGCGTGCTCCGGCACAGGATTATCCTTGGCTTCGAAGCGGTCGCGGAGCAGGTTCCGGTCGAAACCGTCATCGATGCCATCGTGGCGTCCGTCCAGACTCCCTGA
- a CDS encoding carbohydrate ABC transporter permease, with protein sequence MRTTGRPPLAVASRRATRRGVASPGFRRARTPADAALLLIGACFVLPLLWLVFASLDTTAGYQTQLPASASLDNFAAVLTPDLLLGPLWNSLLLSAGTATVTLAAAVLAAYPLSRFQSRFNRPFMYSILCGTCLPITAIMVPVYGLFVQLRLLDSLPATVLFLAATSLPMAIWMTKNFMDAVPVSLEEAAWVDGASGLTALRSVVLPLMRQGLGVVFIFVFIQTWGNFFVPFILLLSPSKQPASVSIFSFFGQHGAVAYGQLAAFSILYSVPVLVLYVLVARGAGGSFALSGAMKG encoded by the coding sequence ATGAGGACGACAGGCCGGCCGCCCTTAGCAGTCGCTTCACGGCGGGCCACCCGCCGGGGAGTTGCGTCGCCGGGATTCCGCCGGGCCCGGACTCCGGCAGACGCGGCCCTGCTGCTGATTGGTGCCTGCTTCGTGTTGCCGCTGCTCTGGCTGGTGTTCGCCTCCCTGGACACAACGGCGGGCTACCAGACACAGTTGCCGGCCAGTGCTTCGCTCGACAACTTCGCGGCTGTCCTCACCCCGGACTTACTGCTCGGCCCGCTCTGGAACAGCCTCTTGCTCTCCGCCGGGACGGCAACAGTGACTCTGGCGGCAGCCGTGCTGGCCGCCTACCCGCTGTCCCGTTTCCAGTCCAGGTTCAACCGGCCGTTCATGTATTCGATCCTGTGCGGCACCTGCCTGCCGATCACGGCCATCATGGTGCCCGTCTATGGTCTGTTCGTCCAGCTGCGCCTGCTGGATTCGCTGCCGGCCACGGTCCTCTTCCTGGCGGCAACTTCGCTGCCCATGGCCATCTGGATGACCAAGAACTTCATGGATGCGGTGCCCGTTTCGCTGGAGGAGGCCGCCTGGGTGGACGGCGCGTCCGGGCTCACTGCCCTGCGTTCCGTCGTGCTGCCGCTCATGCGCCAGGGGCTGGGGGTGGTGTTCATTTTCGTCTTCATCCAGACGTGGGGGAACTTCTTCGTACCCTTCATCCTTTTGTTGTCGCCGTCAAAGCAGCCCGCGTCGGTTTCAATCTTCAGCTTTTTCGGACAGCACGGTGCGGTCGCCTACGGTCAGCTGGCCGCATTCTCAATTCTCTATTCGGTTCCGGTCCTGGTCCTCTACGTACTGGTGGCGCGGGGAGCTGGCGGGTCGTTTGCGCTGTCCGGGGCGATGAAGGGCTGA
- a CDS encoding carbohydrate ABC transporter permease, which translates to MAERRTVRRQLRLLPVVPSVLLLLLFLAAPVLWSFHASFTNAALTGRNARNPAWTGVENYVRLLSDPAFPAAVLLTIVFVVASAVVGQNLLGLLIAGLMTRARKPVSAVVGTAVVAAWVLPEIVAAFAAYAYFSKDGTLNQLLGNAGAAGADWLYAYPMVAVVLANIWRGTAFSMLVYRAALADVPRDISEAALMDGASGWQRLVFITLPLIRSSIATNLMLVTLQTLAVFTLIWVMTAGGPSNASTTLPVLAYQEAFKFGDIGYGTAIASVLIVLGLVFGIGYVRLLKGDKR; encoded by the coding sequence ATGGCTGAACGACGAACTGTCCGGCGGCAGCTCCGGCTGCTGCCGGTGGTCCCCTCCGTCCTGCTGCTTCTCCTCTTCCTGGCGGCGCCCGTCCTGTGGTCCTTCCACGCCTCCTTCACCAACGCCGCCCTCACCGGCCGCAACGCCAGGAACCCGGCCTGGACCGGCGTCGAGAATTACGTGCGGCTGCTCAGTGACCCTGCGTTCCCGGCCGCCGTCCTCCTGACCATCGTCTTCGTTGTTGCGTCAGCGGTGGTGGGCCAGAACCTGCTGGGACTCCTGATTGCCGGACTGATGACACGCGCCCGGAAGCCGGTGTCCGCCGTTGTGGGTACTGCAGTGGTCGCCGCCTGGGTGCTCCCCGAGATCGTGGCGGCCTTTGCCGCTTACGCCTATTTCAGCAAGGACGGGACGCTGAACCAGCTGCTCGGCAATGCCGGCGCTGCCGGTGCGGACTGGCTCTACGCCTACCCCATGGTTGCCGTGGTGCTGGCCAACATCTGGCGCGGCACCGCGTTCTCCATGCTGGTGTACCGCGCGGCCCTGGCCGACGTTCCCAGGGACATCTCCGAGGCAGCCCTGATGGACGGCGCTTCCGGCTGGCAGCGCCTGGTGTTCATCACCCTGCCGCTCATCAGGTCCAGCATCGCCACCAATTTGATGCTCGTCACGCTCCAGACCCTGGCCGTGTTCACCCTGATCTGGGTGATGACGGCCGGCGGACCGTCCAATGCCAGCACCACTTTGCCGGTCCTCGCCTACCAGGAGGCCTTCAAGTTCGGAGACATTGGCTACGGCACGGCGATCGCCTCGGTGCTCATTGTCCTGGGCCTGGTGTTCGGGATTGGCTACGTGCGGCTGCTGAAGGGGGACAAACGATGA